A region of Vigna radiata var. radiata cultivar VC1973A chromosome 6, Vradiata_ver6, whole genome shotgun sequence DNA encodes the following proteins:
- the LOC106763014 gene encoding tRNase Z TRZ2, chloroplastic, whose translation MHISLSHLAFKIPQHFPLHHPIFPPKPLHHQVSTQTHVNVLKGSGYLSEISKKIDHEEQYRIARSQVNRKVLELEGYSIEGISVGGQETCIIIPEFKSTFDIGRCPSRAINQNFLFITHAHLDHIGGLPMYVASRGLFNLKPPTIFVPPCIKEDVEKLLDIHRTMGQVELNAEVVALDVGETYEIRNNLVVRPFRTQHVIPSQGYVFYSIRKKLRKQYAHLNGKQIEKLKKAGAEITDTILSPEVAFTGDTTPDFMLEPCNSDALRAKILITEATFLDDSFSIDHARQLGHTHLFEIIANAQWIRNKAVLLTHFSPRYTLEDIRQAASKLQSRLSAKVVPLTEGFKSMYT comes from the exons ATGCATATTTCTCTTAGCCACTTAGCCTTCAAGATCCCTCAACATTTCCCACTGCACCACCCCATTTTCCCTCCAAAGCCACTGCACCACCAAGTTTCAACGCAAACCCATGTCAATGTGCTGAAAGGGTCGGGGTATTTGTCTGAAATTAGCAAAAAAATTGATCACGAAGAGCAGTACCGTATAGCCCGGTCGCAGGTGAACCGGAAAGTTCTGGAATTGGAAGGTTATTCCATTGAGGGTATTTCAGTTGGAGGCCAAGAGACATGTATCATTATCCCTGAATTCAAGAGCACTTTTGATATTGGGAGGTGCCCTAGTAGAGCTATTAATCAAAATTTCCTTTTCATTACTCATGCTCATCTTGATCACATT GGAGGGCTGCCAATGTATGTAGCTAGCCGTGGTTTGTTCAATTTAAAACCTCCCACTATCTTTGTGCCTCCTTGCATCAAAGAGGATGTTGAGAAGCTGCTTGATATTCACAGAACAATGGGCCAGGTTGAATTGAATGCTGAAGTGGTCGCCTTGGATGTGG GGGAGACATATGAGATACGGAATAACCTTGTTGTCCGACCATTCAGAACACAACATGTTATACCTAGCCAG GGCTATGTATTCTACTCAATCAGGAAAAAATTGAGGAAACAGTATGCACACTTGAATGGGAAACAAATTGAGAAATTGAAGAAGGCTGGTGCCGAG ATTACAGACACTATATTATCTCCTGAGGTGGCCTTCACCGGTGATACAACACCAGATTTTATGCTTGAACCGTGTAATTCTGATGCATTGAGAGCCAAAATTCTCATAACTGAG GCAACTTTCCTAGATGATTCATTCAGCATAGATCATGCTCGGCAACTTGGTCATACTCATTTATTTGAG ATCATTGCAAATGCACAGTGGATTCGCAACAAAGCAGTTCTGTTGACTCATTTTTCACCAAGATATACGTTAGAG GATATTCGACAAGCTGCATCAAAATTGCAGTCCAGGCTGTCCGCAAAGGTGGTTCCTCTCACGGAAGGATTCAAATCTATGTACACTTAG
- the LOC106763092 gene encoding LOW QUALITY PROTEIN: putative BPI/LBP family protein At1g04970 (The sequence of the model RefSeq protein was modified relative to this genomic sequence to represent the inferred CDS: inserted 1 base in 1 codon), with amino-acid sequence MLSLSLQQMIKSNFRKRIKMASFLVLLLLASSLNHGYAQFHPQNEAFISLSITQNGLDFVKELLVNKAISSLVPLQLPNIEKTAKIPVVGNVYMVLSNITIYHIYVPSSSVKPGETGISITASGVTCDLSMNWYYSYSTWLVPVEISDRGRAEVQVKSMEVGLTLGLENQEGSLKLKLKDCGSNVKDISIKLDGGASWLYQGVVDAFEEKIGSAVENAITKKLTNGISRLDSYLESLPKEVPVDDHTSLNVTFVNDVLLSDSSVGFETNGLFIKRNPSLPILDLYHDNLKLPILCTNSSKMVGITLDEAVFXSASALYYDAKFMHWIVDQIPDQSLLNTAGWRFIIPQLYKKYPNHDMNLNVSLSSPPVVEISNQKAGANTIVDMTIDVLEEDKVIPVACISLVIQATGALKISGNNLVGDIRLNDFQMSLKWSKIGNLRMHLIQPVVWTLIETVFLPHANTRLSKGLPLPIIHGFILQNAEIILSTSRLSVCSDVAFTESNKRFSYFIQ; translated from the exons ATGTTATCTTTGTCTTTGCAACAGATGATCAAATCCAATTTTCGAAAACGAATCAAAATGGCATCTTTCCTTGTTCTGCTTCTACTAGCCTCTTCCTTGAATCATGGGTATGCTCAATTTCATCCCCAAAACGAAGCTTTTATATCCCTGTCGATTACCCAAAACGGCCTTGACTTTGTGAAGGAGTTACTGGTGAATAAGGCAATTTCCTCACTCGTCCCACTTCAGTTGCCGAATATTGAAAAGACTGCGAAAATCCCAGTTGTGGGTAATGTTTACATGGTGCTCTCCAACATCACAATTTATCATATCTATGTTCCTTCCTCAAGTGTCAAGCCAGGGGAGACTGGAATTTCCATTACAGCTTCTGGGGTTACTTGTGATTTGAGCATGAATTGGTATTATTCTTACAGCACATGGCTTGTGCCTGTTGAGATCTCTGACAGAGGTAGAGCAGAAGTTCAG GTTAAAAGCATGGAAGTTGGACTTACATTGGGTTTGGAGAATCAGGAAGGGTCTTTGAAGCTGAAACTCAAGGACTGCGGGTCTAATGTTAaagatatttcaataaaattggaTGGAGGTGCATCTTGGCTTTATCAAGG GGTAGTTGATGCCTTTGAAGAGAAAATTGGTTCAGCAGTTGAAAATGCCATCACCAAGAAACTTACAAATGGGATTTCAAGACTAGACTCATATTTGGAAAGTCTTCCAAAGGAAGTCCCGGTTGATGACCACACTTCTCTGAATGTAACTTTTGTGAATGATGTTTTATTAAGTGATTCATCTGTTGGATTTGAAACCAATGggttatttataaaaagaaatcctTCCCTACCTATTCTTGACCTCTACCACGATAACTTGAAACTTCCAATACTATGCACAAATTCATCAAAAATGGTAGGAATCACTTTAGATGAGGCTGTTT ACTCCGCATCAGCCTTATATTATGAT GCAAAATTTATGCACTGGATCGTAGACCAAATACCAGATCAATCTCTATTGAACACTGCAGGATGGAGATTTATTATTCCCCAGCTGTACAAGAAATACCCAAATCATGACATGAACTTGAATGTATCTTTATCTTCTCCTCCAGTTGTGGAGATATCAAATCAGAAAGCAGGTGCCAACACAATTGTAGACATGACAATTGATGTTTTGGAAGAAGACAAAGTAATACCGGTGGCATGCATATCATTG GTAATTCAAGCTACAGGTGCGCTCAAAATCAGTGGAAACAACCTCGTTGGTGATATCAGATTGAATGACTTTCAAATGTCATTGAAATGGAGCAAAATTGGCAACCTGCGGATGCACCTCATTCAG CCAGTTGTGTGGACGCTCATTGAAACTGTCTTCTTGCCGCATGCCAATACACGTCTTAGTAAAGGGTTACCTTTGCCTATCATTCATGGCTTCATCTTGCAAAATGCAGAGATAATATTGTCAACTTCAAGACTTTCAGTTTGCAGTGATGTAGCATTTACAGAATCAAACAAACGTTTCTCCTATTTCATTCAGTAG
- the LOC106764318 gene encoding protein IQ-DOMAIN 1 isoform X1, protein MGFTGELVRSVFSKNRSDGSHETKQVKRSSAENRRWLSVRSYLCGDEFNSVVAENDSASVKSTEVTVSQSILEDLNDKGDTDSEETVENVTQKRPNSDSKSLTEEEAAILIQSAFRGFLLRRQSGEIRSETGKEEFNLVTESPDRKSMGTSVEVQTANSTEVFSVEGEKKGLCHRIQRRTRTQVIKQKEDWDDSTVSSYVSKMRMQSRMEASTRRERALAYAFSQQLRICSKRKLTKHNSLESNMSWSWLERWMATRLPETSSVESHAMKQYEPSNCNHKFTIMTRFLDAAGEEKESCGSNEVPLHFDNYSINSEEEKVSFKPHTAKANFKARRTVSRRKTVPSYQFHEEQQPKVSKKDGWGNASKDVKQKQKQAGSRTEITLSSSKASNV, encoded by the exons ATGGGGTTCACTGGGGAATTGGTAAGAAGTGTCTTCTCCAAAAATCGTTCTGATGGGTCGCATGAAACCAAA CAGGTGAAACGCAGTAGTGCTGAAAATAGAAGATGGTTATCTGTTAGGTCGTACTTGTGTGGCGATGAGTTCAATTCAGTCGTTGCAGAGAATGATTCAGCTTCAGTTAAGAGCACTGAAGTCACGGTTTCGCAGTCCATTTTGGAAGACTTGAATGATAAAGGAGACACCGATAGTGAAGAAACTGTGGAGAATGTAACACAGAAAAGGCCAAATTCAGACTCCAAATCATTGACTGAAGAAGAAGCAGCAATTCTTATTCAATCAGCATTTAGAGGCTTCCTG TTGAGGCGTCAAAGTGGAGAAATCAGATCAGAAACAGGAAAAGAGGAGTTCAATTTAGTAACAGAAAGTCCTGATAGAAAGTCCATGGGCACATCAGTTGAAGTCCAAACTGCAAACTCCACTGAAGTTTTCTCGgttgaaggagaaaaaaaggGCCTTTGCCACCGAATTCAGCGCAGGACCAGAACTCAAGTAATAAAGCAAAAG GAAGACTGGGATGACAGCACTGTAAGTAGTTATGTTTCAAAAATGAGGATGCAGAGTAGAATGGAGGCATCAACCAGAAGAGAAAGAGCACTGGCATATGCTTTCTCACAACAG CTAAGGATTTGTTCAAAgagaaaattaacaaaacacaACAGCTTGGAATCAAATATGAGTTGGAGCTGGCTTGAGAGATGGATGGCAACACGCCTTCCAGAGACTTCATCAGTTGAAAGCCATGCCATGAAGCAATATGAACCTTCTAATTGTAATCACAAATTCACAATCATGACAAGATTTTTAGATGCTGCTGGGGAAGAAAAGGAGAGCTGCGGATCAAATGAGGTGCCCCTTCATTTTGATAACTATTCAATCAattcagaagaagaaaaagttagcTTCAAACCCCACACAGCAAAGGCCAACTTCAAGGCAAGGAGAACCGTTTCAAGACGGAAAACAGTGCCAAGTTATCAATTCCATGAAGAGCAGCAGCCAAAG GTAAGCAAGAAAGATGGTTGGGGAAATGCTAGCAAGGATgttaagcaaaagcaaaagcaagCGGGAAGCAGGACAGAGATTACATTAAGCTCCTCGAAAGCTTCTAATGTGTAA
- the LOC106764318 gene encoding protein IQ-DOMAIN 1 isoform X2, with product MGFTGELVRSVFSKNRSDGSHETKVKRSSAENRRWLSVRSYLCGDEFNSVVAENDSASVKSTEVTVSQSILEDLNDKGDTDSEETVENVTQKRPNSDSKSLTEEEAAILIQSAFRGFLLRRQSGEIRSETGKEEFNLVTESPDRKSMGTSVEVQTANSTEVFSVEGEKKGLCHRIQRRTRTQVIKQKEDWDDSTVSSYVSKMRMQSRMEASTRRERALAYAFSQQLRICSKRKLTKHNSLESNMSWSWLERWMATRLPETSSVESHAMKQYEPSNCNHKFTIMTRFLDAAGEEKESCGSNEVPLHFDNYSINSEEEKVSFKPHTAKANFKARRTVSRRKTVPSYQFHEEQQPKVSKKDGWGNASKDVKQKQKQAGSRTEITLSSSKASNV from the exons ATGGGGTTCACTGGGGAATTGGTAAGAAGTGTCTTCTCCAAAAATCGTTCTGATGGGTCGCATGAAACCAAA GTGAAACGCAGTAGTGCTGAAAATAGAAGATGGTTATCTGTTAGGTCGTACTTGTGTGGCGATGAGTTCAATTCAGTCGTTGCAGAGAATGATTCAGCTTCAGTTAAGAGCACTGAAGTCACGGTTTCGCAGTCCATTTTGGAAGACTTGAATGATAAAGGAGACACCGATAGTGAAGAAACTGTGGAGAATGTAACACAGAAAAGGCCAAATTCAGACTCCAAATCATTGACTGAAGAAGAAGCAGCAATTCTTATTCAATCAGCATTTAGAGGCTTCCTG TTGAGGCGTCAAAGTGGAGAAATCAGATCAGAAACAGGAAAAGAGGAGTTCAATTTAGTAACAGAAAGTCCTGATAGAAAGTCCATGGGCACATCAGTTGAAGTCCAAACTGCAAACTCCACTGAAGTTTTCTCGgttgaaggagaaaaaaaggGCCTTTGCCACCGAATTCAGCGCAGGACCAGAACTCAAGTAATAAAGCAAAAG GAAGACTGGGATGACAGCACTGTAAGTAGTTATGTTTCAAAAATGAGGATGCAGAGTAGAATGGAGGCATCAACCAGAAGAGAAAGAGCACTGGCATATGCTTTCTCACAACAG CTAAGGATTTGTTCAAAgagaaaattaacaaaacacaACAGCTTGGAATCAAATATGAGTTGGAGCTGGCTTGAGAGATGGATGGCAACACGCCTTCCAGAGACTTCATCAGTTGAAAGCCATGCCATGAAGCAATATGAACCTTCTAATTGTAATCACAAATTCACAATCATGACAAGATTTTTAGATGCTGCTGGGGAAGAAAAGGAGAGCTGCGGATCAAATGAGGTGCCCCTTCATTTTGATAACTATTCAATCAattcagaagaagaaaaagttagcTTCAAACCCCACACAGCAAAGGCCAACTTCAAGGCAAGGAGAACCGTTTCAAGACGGAAAACAGTGCCAAGTTATCAATTCCATGAAGAGCAGCAGCCAAAG GTAAGCAAGAAAGATGGTTGGGGAAATGCTAGCAAGGATgttaagcaaaagcaaaagcaagCGGGAAGCAGGACAGAGATTACATTAAGCTCCTCGAAAGCTTCTAATGTGTAA
- the LOC106764318 gene encoding protein IQ-DOMAIN 1 isoform X3 — MGFTGELVRSVFSKNRSDGSHETKQVKRSSAENRRWLSVRSYLCGDEFNSVVAENDSASVKSTEVTVSQSILEDLNDKGDTDSEETVENVTQKRPNSDSKSLTEEEAAILIQSAFRGFLLRRQSGEIRSETGKEEFNLVTESPDRKSMGTSVEVQTANSTEVFSVEGEKKGLCHRIQRRTRTQVIKQKEDWDDSTVSSYVSKMRMQSRMEASTRRERALAYAFSQQLRICSKRKLTKHNSLESNMSWSWLERWMATRLPETSSVESHAMKQYEPSNCNHKFTIMTRFLDAAGEEKESCGSNEVPLHFDNYSINSEEEKVSFKPHTAKANFKARRTVSRRKTVPSYQFHEEQQPKVRNFHYFSCHPSQA, encoded by the exons ATGGGGTTCACTGGGGAATTGGTAAGAAGTGTCTTCTCCAAAAATCGTTCTGATGGGTCGCATGAAACCAAA CAGGTGAAACGCAGTAGTGCTGAAAATAGAAGATGGTTATCTGTTAGGTCGTACTTGTGTGGCGATGAGTTCAATTCAGTCGTTGCAGAGAATGATTCAGCTTCAGTTAAGAGCACTGAAGTCACGGTTTCGCAGTCCATTTTGGAAGACTTGAATGATAAAGGAGACACCGATAGTGAAGAAACTGTGGAGAATGTAACACAGAAAAGGCCAAATTCAGACTCCAAATCATTGACTGAAGAAGAAGCAGCAATTCTTATTCAATCAGCATTTAGAGGCTTCCTG TTGAGGCGTCAAAGTGGAGAAATCAGATCAGAAACAGGAAAAGAGGAGTTCAATTTAGTAACAGAAAGTCCTGATAGAAAGTCCATGGGCACATCAGTTGAAGTCCAAACTGCAAACTCCACTGAAGTTTTCTCGgttgaaggagaaaaaaaggGCCTTTGCCACCGAATTCAGCGCAGGACCAGAACTCAAGTAATAAAGCAAAAG GAAGACTGGGATGACAGCACTGTAAGTAGTTATGTTTCAAAAATGAGGATGCAGAGTAGAATGGAGGCATCAACCAGAAGAGAAAGAGCACTGGCATATGCTTTCTCACAACAG CTAAGGATTTGTTCAAAgagaaaattaacaaaacacaACAGCTTGGAATCAAATATGAGTTGGAGCTGGCTTGAGAGATGGATGGCAACACGCCTTCCAGAGACTTCATCAGTTGAAAGCCATGCCATGAAGCAATATGAACCTTCTAATTGTAATCACAAATTCACAATCATGACAAGATTTTTAGATGCTGCTGGGGAAGAAAAGGAGAGCTGCGGATCAAATGAGGTGCCCCTTCATTTTGATAACTATTCAATCAattcagaagaagaaaaagttagcTTCAAACCCCACACAGCAAAGGCCAACTTCAAGGCAAGGAGAACCGTTTCAAGACGGAAAACAGTGCCAAGTTATCAATTCCATGAAGAGCAGCAGCCAAAGGTcagaaattttcattatttctcATGCCATCCAAGCCAAGCATaa
- the LOC111241810 gene encoding heavy metal-associated isoprenylated plant protein 47-like — MKRIVIKVQVESEKCRTKVLTVAAKSQGVLSLSLEGESRDRVVVTGDGVDAVQLTNKLRKKFHYATLISVEDMEEDEEEEEEDDEEKEEEEEEEATPQQNSPRSHLPPFQIWTTYLQGCPLCNSFVPPSPMHSHVVYDSDHYSCTIV; from the exons atgaag AGAATAGTTATAAAGGTGCAAGTGGAGAGTGAAAAATGCAGAACCAAAGTCCTAACAGTCGCTGCCAAATCTCAAG GAGTGCTTTCGCTATCCTTAGAAGGCGAAAGCAGAGACCGAGTGGTGGTTACCGGAGATGGAGTCGATGCTGTTCAATTAACCAATAAGCTCAGAAAGAAATTTCACTATGCCACGCTAATAAGTGTGGAAGATAtggaagaagacgaagaagaagaagaagaagatgatgaagaaaaagaggaggaggaggaagaagaagccaCGCCACAGCAAAATTCACCACGCTCACATCTACCACCTTTTCAAATTTGGACAACCTATCTTCAAGGTTGTCCATTATGTAACAGTTTTGTTCCGCCTTCTCCCATGCATAGTCACGTGGTTTATGATTCCGACCACTATAGCTGCACCATCGTCTGA